A stretch of DNA from Patescibacteria group bacterium:
GTCGGGATGAACGCCGCGCTTCCGCCAACGCCGTTTTAACGCCGTTATTTATTATTCTGTCATTGCGGGTAGCTCAGGTCTTTAGACCTGAAAAACATCAAACCTAAAGGTTTGAGTTACACTATGCCGGTTAATAAAAATGCCGAGTTGCTTTACGAAGCAGAAACAAAATTAATCCGCGACGCTTGTTACGAAGTTTGGAATCAATTCGGAGGGGCTTTTAAAGAAAAAATTATTGATTGCTCCTTGAACATCGCTTTAGAAAACAGGGGTCTTAAGGTTGACAGTCAAAAAAGAATTGATATCTATTTTCAAAGCCAAAAAGTGGGAACTTATGTTCCCGACAAAATCATTGACGATAAAATTTTAATAGAATTAAAATGCAAGCCGTATTTAACCAAAGAAGACGAAAGACAATTTTGGTTATATCTTAAAAGGGTCTGATTACAAAGTCGGCCTTTTGATTAATTTCGGCTCTGAGAAGTTAGAAATCCAACGTCGTGTCTACGACAAAGCGCGCGAGAAACAAGAAACTCGGCGTCATTCGGCGTAGTTGTCCCCGCCAAAGGGGGGGGACAAGCGGCGTGGTTCGGCTTCTATTTACATGTTATGGCCAAGAAAGTAAAAACATATATAAAATTGCAGATTCCGGCAGGCAAAGCTAACCCGGCGCCTCCCGTTGGTCCGGCGTTGGGCCAGCACGGCCTTAATATCGCCGAATTTTGCAGCCGTTTTAACGAAAAAACAAAAAGTATGGCTGGCGACCTTACGCCGGTTGTCATCACTGTTTATGAAGACAGAACTTACTCATTTGTTTTAAAAACCCCGCCGGCAGCCGAGCTCTTAAAAAAAGCGGCCGGCATAGAAAAGGGCTCGGGCAAGCCTTTGCGGGAAAAAGTCGGCAAGGTCAGCCGGAAGGCGATTCGGGAAATTGCCGAAAGAAAAATGCCCGACCTTAACGCCGACAATGTTGAATCGGCGATGAAAATGATAGAAGGAACTGCCAAACAGATGGGGTTGGAGATAGTTGATTAATTTCCTATTTCCCATTTTCTATTTCCTAATTATTTTTTTATTTCCTATCCCTAGGCCTTTCAGGCCGGGATCCCGGTCGCAAGGCGACTTAGGGATTTAAATATTTATAACCACTATGACCACCGAGGGCGACTTTCAAAAAACAAAAGCTAGCGATTTAGAAGAAAGATTGGAACAATATGGAGAAAAAATAATTGATTTAGCCAAGAAGACGCCCAAAAATGTGGTGACAATTCCAATTTTAAGCCAACTCATAAGGTCGGGAACATCAATGGGCGCAAATTATACCTGCCCCGTTAGATAATATGATGTACTATGTGTATGTTTTACAAAGTTTGAAAGATAAATTTTTCTATGTCGGCTCTACACCAGATTTGAAGGTCAGAGTCGAAAAACATAACAAAGGTTTGGTTCCTTCAACCCAAAAAAGAAGACCCTTGAAATTAGTTTACTACGAAGCTTGTTTGAATAAAAATGATGCAATAAAGAGAGAAAGGTACCTTAAATCATCTTGGGGCAAACGTTACATTAAGAACCGTTTGAGGAACTACTTGCCCCGTGAGATAGTAAATATCTAACGGGGTAAAAGGCAAATGGCGCTTCTTCCAAAAAAGATTTTCAAAACAAAATTTTTATTTGTAAGAAAGAGACGATGGAAACTAAACACTGGCTTAGAATGCTTGCCAGAGCAGACGAATCGGTAAAAGATGAATGCCGCAAATTGTGGGAAGAGACGCACGGATACGCAAAATTGTTTTCAAAGATTATAGGCAGTTTAAAAAATAAGAAATAGAAAATAAGAAATAAATAGGAAATAAGAAATAGAAAATAAGAAATAAACT
This window harbors:
- a CDS encoding GxxExxY protein, which gives rise to MPVNKNAELLYEAETKLIRDACYEVWNQFGGAFKEKIIDCSLNIALENRGLKVDSQKRIDIYFQSQKVGTYVPDKIIDDKILIELKCKPYLTKEDERQFWLYLKRV
- the rplK gene encoding 50S ribosomal protein L11, with amino-acid sequence MAKKVKTYIKLQIPAGKANPAPPVGPALGQHGLNIAEFCSRFNEKTKSMAGDLTPVVITVYEDRTYSFVLKTPPAAELLKKAAGIEKGSGKPLREKVGKVSRKAIREIAERKMPDLNADNVESAMKMIEGTAKQMGLEIVD
- a CDS encoding GIY-YIG nuclease family protein → MYYVYVLQSLKDKFFYVGSTPDLKVRVEKHNKGLVPSTQKRRPLKLVYYEACLNKNDAIKRERYLKSSWGKRYIKNRLRNYLPREIVNI